The Amphiura filiformis chromosome 12, Afil_fr2py, whole genome shotgun sequence genome includes a region encoding these proteins:
- the LOC140165616 gene encoding uncharacterized protein gives MGASIGKLDAANIDLQEIIGEGGFGSVRRVSFKNPYKGYKEAAGKTVVYGLGKKEVEIMSQLSHPNIVNFLGICETGGSNLILMEYAPNGSLHDYLNDPSKPLPYELQKKWANESALAIRYLHGQNFLHRDIKPQNCLLFQDNLLKLCDFGLAREIEESQTTSSQKGTYRYMAPEIHVGNKHGRAIFSKPADVWAYGMVLLEICTRKPPFEHLEWHRVVFEVGSGNKPSIPEDCPKDLSDIMQQCWNSDPKQRPTMTFIVTALHGYWSLEREIHPEHEGKQLGCDHIACCPNGDMVMSYLNQLYLLDGDGKCKMELMSTETDSSKHIGRVYNICVSPTGYVFVVSEFCRFIHVFSAEGQYLHCFTPDEDTNTSSKWKCLAIDNEGRLLVSDRERGYITIHRCPDGRVLNKIKCSIGYRPSTVVNSKNQILIHCLPPGSEYSKVVAIDDSGNEVFSFTPKIDEDMTGGHVVPLGIVCDEKDYIHVAMLRVAKSATVDNTGHIHRYSPTGTFLQSIARGLYNPSDLSIAPDGSLVVADETSILKYTLKNKVQNIS, from the exons ATGGGTGCTTCAATTGGTAAATTGGATGCGGCCAATATCGACCTCCAAGAAATCATCGGAGAAGGTGGATTTGGGTCTGTCAGACGAGTCTCATTTAAGAATCCCTACAAAGGATACAAGGAAGCTGCAGGCAAAACAGTAGTCTATGGGTTGGGAAAGAAAGAGGTGGAAATCATGAGCCAACTCAGCCATCCGAATATCGTTAACTTCCTAGGAATTTGTGAAACTGGTGGTTCCAATCTTATTCTAATGGAATATGCACCTAATGGTTCACTACATGATTACCTAAACGATCCGTCAAAGCCTCTTCCATATGAGTTACAGAAAAAGTGGGCAAACGAGTCAGCACTTGCTATCAGATATCTCCATGGACAGAACTTCCTGCACAGGGACATTAAGCCTCAAAACTGCCTTCTCTTTCAAGACAACCTACTGAAGTTGTGTGATTTTGGTCTTGCGCGTGAGATAGAAGAGTCTCAGACAACATCTAGCCAGAAAGGAACCTATCGCTACATGGCACCAGAAATTCATGTGGGGAATAAACATGGAAGAGCTATCTTCTCCAAACCAGCTGATGTATGGGCCTATGGTATGGTGCTACTAGAAATCTGCACAAGGAAACCACCGTTTGAGCACTTGGAATGGCACAGGGTGGTCTTTGAAGTGGGCAGTGGAAACAAGCCATCCATACCTGAAGACTGCCCCAAAGATCTGTCAGACATCATGCAGCAATGCTGGAATAGTGACCCTAAACAGCGACCTACAATGACATTTATTGTAACGG CATTACATGGCTACTGGTCATTGGAGAGAGAAATCCATCCTGAACATGAAGGAAAACAACTTGGGTGTGATCATATTGCCTGCTGTCCAAATGGAGACATGGTCATGTCATACTTGAATCAACTCTATCTTCTTGATGGTGATGGGAAATGCAAAATGGAGCTGATGTCAACTGAAACAGACTCTTCCAAACACATCGGCCGTGTTTATAACATATGTGTATCACCAACAGGATATGTCTTTGTTGTGAGTGAGTTCTGTAGATTTATCCATGTATTTTCTGCAGAAGGTCAATACCTCCACTGCTTCACACCTGATGAAGATACCAACACATCTTCCAAGTGGAAGTGTCTTGCCATAGATAACGAAGGGAGGTTATTGGTGAGTGATAGAGAAAGGGGTTATATCACAATCCATAGATGTCCAGATGGTAGGGTACTCAATAAGATCAAATGCTCAATTGGCTATCGTCCAAGTACAGTTGTTAATAGCAAGAACCAAATACTGATTCATTGCCTTCCACCAGGTTCAGAGTACAGTAAGGTAGTAGCAATAGATGACTCAGGTAATGAGGTGTTTAGCTTCACACCCAAGATAGATGAAGATATGACAGGTGGACATGTAGTACCACTTGGGATAGTGTGTGATGAGAAGGATTACATTCATGTTGCAATGTTGAGAGTTGCAAAATCTGCAACTGTAGATAACACAGGTCATATTCACAGATACAGTCCCACAGGTACATTCCTACAAAGCATAGCCAGAGGATTGTATAATCCCAGTGATTTATCTATTGCACCTGATGGATCACTGGTGGTTGCTGATGAGACATCAATCCTAAAATACACCCTGAAGAATAAAGTACAAAACATCTCATGA